One window of Pectobacterium carotovorum genomic DNA carries:
- the argC gene encoding N-acetyl-gamma-glutamyl-phosphate reductase, whose product MLNTLIVGASGYTGAELALYLNRHPQMNITALMVSAQSVDAGKLISDLHPQLKGIIDVPVKPLTDAEEAAKGVDVVFLATDHKVSHDLAPVFLAAGCTVFDLSGAFRVQGAEFYRRYYGFEHQHPDWLAKAVYGLAEWRAESVKHAQLVAVPGCYPTAAQLALKPLLDAQLLNPAQWPVINAVSGVSGAGRKASMTSSFCEVSLQPYGIFNHRHEPEISTHLGTPVIFTPHLGNFARGILETIACRLQPGVTQQDVAEAYHNAYHDKPLVRLYDKGVPALKSVVGLPFCDIGFSVDGEHLIVVATEDNLLKGAAAQAVQCMNIRFGFPETQSLI is encoded by the coding sequence GCTGAGCTTGCGCTCTACCTGAACCGTCACCCACAGATGAACATAACCGCTTTGATGGTTTCTGCGCAAAGTGTCGATGCAGGAAAATTGATTTCTGATTTACATCCGCAGCTCAAAGGCATCATTGATGTACCGGTAAAACCGCTGACCGATGCGGAAGAAGCGGCGAAAGGCGTGGATGTCGTTTTTCTGGCGACCGACCACAAAGTCAGCCACGATCTGGCCCCTGTTTTTCTGGCGGCAGGCTGTACTGTTTTTGATTTGTCCGGCGCGTTCCGCGTACAGGGCGCTGAATTTTATCGTCGCTATTATGGTTTTGAGCATCAACACCCTGACTGGCTGGCAAAAGCGGTTTACGGGCTGGCCGAATGGCGTGCGGAAAGCGTAAAACACGCACAGCTGGTTGCCGTGCCAGGCTGTTATCCAACGGCTGCGCAGCTGGCGCTGAAGCCGCTGCTGGATGCCCAACTGCTGAACCCGGCTCAGTGGCCGGTGATTAATGCCGTGAGCGGCGTGAGCGGGGCGGGGCGTAAAGCGTCTATGACCAGCAGCTTCTGTGAAGTCAGCCTGCAACCGTACGGTATTTTCAATCACCGCCATGAACCTGAAATTTCAACGCACCTCGGCACGCCAGTGATCTTCACTCCGCATTTGGGCAACTTCGCTCGTGGTATTCTGGAAACTATCGCCTGTCGCCTGCAACCGGGCGTAACCCAGCAGGATGTCGCTGAGGCCTATCACAACGCTTATCACGATAAGCCGCTGGTTCGCCTGTACGATAAGGGCGTTCCGGCGCTGAAATCCGTTGTCGGCCTGCCGTTCTGCGATATCGGTTTCTCTGTCGACGGTGAACACCTGATCGTGGTGGCAACCGAAGATAACCTGCTGAAAGGCGCGGCGGCACAAGCTGTGCAATGCATGAACATTCGTTTTGGTTTCCCTGAAACCCAATCGTTAATTTAA
- the ubiE gene encoding bifunctional demethylmenaquinone methyltransferase/2-methoxy-6-polyprenyl-1,4-benzoquinol methylase UbiE encodes MASEQEKTADFGFRTVARDEKEVMVAEVFHSVAAKYDLMNDLMSFGIHRIWKRFTIECSGVRRNQRVLDLAGGTGDLTAKFSRMVGEGGEVILADINASMLKVGREKLRNKGIIDNINYVQANAEALPFPDDFFDCITISFGLRNVTDKNKALRSMYRVLKPGGRLLVLEFSKPVIKQLSKVYDAYSFHILPKIGEAVASDAGSYRYLAESIRMHPDQETLKGMMIDAGFDSVNYFNLTGGIVALHRGFKF; translated from the coding sequence ATGGCAAGTGAGCAGGAGAAAACGGCCGACTTTGGTTTTCGGACTGTCGCCAGAGATGAAAAAGAAGTCATGGTGGCTGAGGTTTTTCATTCTGTAGCAGCAAAGTATGACTTGATGAATGACCTGATGTCCTTTGGTATCCACCGTATCTGGAAGCGTTTCACTATCGAATGCAGTGGGGTAAGACGTAATCAGCGAGTTCTGGATCTTGCCGGAGGAACAGGGGATCTAACTGCCAAGTTCTCCCGTATGGTTGGCGAAGGTGGTGAAGTCATTCTGGCGGACATCAACGCATCAATGCTGAAAGTGGGCCGCGAAAAACTGCGTAATAAAGGCATTATCGACAACATCAACTACGTGCAGGCCAATGCTGAAGCGCTGCCGTTCCCTGATGACTTCTTCGACTGCATTACTATCTCCTTTGGTCTTCGCAACGTGACGGACAAAAACAAAGCGCTGCGTTCGATGTACCGTGTTCTGAAGCCCGGTGGTCGCTTACTGGTGTTGGAGTTTTCCAAACCGGTGATTAAACAGCTGAGCAAAGTTTATGACGCTTATTCATTTCATATCCTGCCGAAGATTGGCGAAGCCGTAGCAAGTGATGCTGGGAGCTACCGCTATCTGGCGGAATCTATCCGCATGCACCCCGATCAGGAAACGCTGAAAGGGATGATGATCGATGCCGGTTTTGACAGTGTTAACTATTTCAACCTCACCGGTGGAATCGTTGCGCTGCATCGTGGGTTTAAATTCTGA
- the rmuC gene encoding DNA recombination protein RmuC: MDISIFYGLGGSAVGLLVGWLVASLIHQQKLSQHDTEQRLLAQTLQQAQQSLSEQQQVKQQDEQRLRQNELELRTVHAQLSASHEKLQQLTELREECVQLNQELRTLREINSAQEAELREVTIRLEETRMAAEEKQRLLANSEQRLTTQFENLANRIFEHSGRKVDEQNKQSLDKLLMPLREQLDGFRRQVQDSFGAEARERHTLAHEIRNLQQLNAQMAHEAINLTKALKGDNKTQGNWGEVVLSRVLEASGLREGYEYQTQVSVQTGTNSRLQPDVIVRLPQGKDVVIDAKMSLVAYERYFNSDDDAERSVALNEHLLSVRSHIRQLSSKDYQQLPGLRSLDYVLMFIPVEPAFLVAIDRQPELINEALKHNIMLVSPTTLLVALRTINNLWRYEQQSRNAQQIAEKASRLYDKLRLFVDDMETLGQSLDKAQGTYRQAMNKLSSGRGNLIGQAEGFRALGVEIKRTISPSLAEKATTHEHAERDELPDSVAPDAVSPTVKTEGEEGESPLATRNLS, encoded by the coding sequence GTGGATATCAGCATATTTTATGGTCTAGGCGGCAGTGCGGTCGGGCTACTGGTCGGGTGGTTGGTTGCCAGCTTGATTCATCAGCAGAAGCTGTCGCAGCATGACACCGAACAGCGGTTGCTGGCGCAGACATTGCAGCAGGCTCAACAGTCGCTCAGCGAACAGCAGCAGGTAAAGCAGCAGGACGAACAGCGGCTGCGGCAAAACGAGCTGGAACTGCGCACGGTTCACGCTCAGCTCTCTGCCAGCCATGAAAAGCTGCAACAGCTTACTGAACTCCGTGAAGAGTGCGTGCAGTTAAATCAGGAACTGCGAACGCTGCGTGAAATCAACAGCGCGCAGGAAGCGGAGCTGCGGGAAGTCACCATTCGGTTGGAAGAAACCCGTATGGCGGCGGAAGAGAAGCAGCGACTGCTGGCAAACAGTGAACAGCGGTTGACTACGCAGTTTGAGAATCTGGCGAACCGGATTTTTGAACACAGCGGTCGTAAGGTGGATGAACAAAATAAACAGAGTCTGGATAAGCTGCTGATGCCGCTGCGTGAGCAGCTTGATGGGTTCCGCCGTCAGGTGCAGGACAGCTTTGGTGCGGAAGCGCGTGAGCGTCACACGTTGGCGCATGAAATCCGCAATCTGCAACAGCTGAACGCGCAGATGGCACATGAAGCCATCAACCTGACGAAAGCCCTGAAGGGCGACAATAAGACGCAGGGTAACTGGGGGGAAGTGGTGTTAAGCCGCGTGCTCGAAGCCTCCGGCCTGCGCGAAGGCTACGAGTATCAAACACAGGTCAGCGTGCAAACAGGCACAAATAGCCGCCTGCAACCGGATGTCATCGTGCGTTTACCGCAGGGCAAAGATGTCGTGATCGATGCCAAGATGTCGCTGGTGGCCTACGAGCGCTATTTCAATAGTGACGATGACGCAGAGCGGAGTGTGGCGTTGAACGAACATTTGCTCTCGGTTCGCAGCCATATTCGGCAGTTGAGCAGCAAAGATTATCAGCAGCTTCCGGGTCTGCGTTCGCTAGACTATGTGCTCATGTTTATTCCCGTTGAACCTGCTTTTCTGGTCGCTATCGATCGCCAGCCCGAATTGATCAACGAGGCGTTAAAACACAATATTATGCTGGTCAGCCCGACCACGCTGTTGGTGGCATTACGCACCATCAACAATTTATGGCGCTATGAACAACAGAGCCGCAACGCACAGCAGATCGCCGAAAAAGCTTCACGGTTATATGATAAGTTGCGGCTGTTTGTGGATGATATGGAAACACTGGGGCAAAGTCTGGATAAAGCGCAGGGCACTTATCGTCAGGCGATGAATAAACTTTCCTCTGGGCGTGGTAACCTTATTGGCCAGGCTGAGGGGTTCCGTGCGCTGGGCGTAGAAATTAAACGCACGATCAGTCCGTCATTAGCAGAAAAAGCAACGACCCATGAGCACGCTGAACGCGATGAATTACCGGATTCCGTAGCACCCGACGCTGTTTCACCAACCGTGAAAACGGAGGGCGAAGAAGGGGAATCCCCCTTAGCGACCCGTAACCTATCCTAA
- the tatB gene encoding Sec-independent protein translocase subunit TatB, giving the protein MFDIGFGELLLVMVLGLIVLGPERLPVAVRTVASWIRTLRSLASTVQNELSQELKLQEFQESLKKVEKASLQNLSPELKASMDELKEAAEAMKRGYTEPLSPQKSDDHQKSDDHSTSDGHSATVEPQRNTPLNDPEAAYDGVIEAETAVRPAVSQPKPESATVAEHHHDDHNATSDKAVGNDNVKPEQSQSSAVSARQPSDSR; this is encoded by the coding sequence GTGTTCGATATCGGTTTTGGTGAATTGTTATTGGTGATGGTTCTCGGCCTGATTGTTCTCGGGCCGGAGCGTTTGCCTGTGGCAGTCAGAACGGTTGCAAGCTGGATCAGGACGCTGCGTTCGCTGGCGTCTACGGTTCAGAATGAACTGTCGCAGGAACTGAAACTCCAGGAGTTTCAGGAAAGCCTGAAGAAAGTCGAAAAAGCCAGTTTGCAGAATCTGTCGCCTGAGTTGAAAGCCTCAATGGATGAACTCAAAGAAGCGGCGGAAGCGATGAAACGCGGCTATACCGAGCCATTGTCACCGCAGAAATCAGATGATCACCAAAAGTCAGATGATCATAGCACGTCAGATGGCCATAGTGCGACGGTGGAACCGCAGCGCAACACCCCGCTAAACGATCCGGAAGCGGCCTACGATGGGGTGATCGAAGCGGAAACCGCAGTACGTCCGGCAGTTAGTCAGCCTAAACCTGAAAGCGCTACTGTTGCTGAACATCACCATGATGATCACAATGCCACGAGTGATAAAGCTGTCGGCAACGATAATGTCAAACCTGAGCAGTCCCAGTCTTCTGCTGTTTCTGCCCGTCAACCGAGCGATAGTCGTTAG
- the argH gene encoding argininosuccinate lyase — MALWGGRFSQAADQRFKQFNDSLRFDYRLAEQDIVGSIGWSKALVTVNVLSEQEQQQLEQALNALLVEVQADPEMILQSDAEDIHSWVELRLIEKVGDLGKKLHTGRSRNDQVATDLKLWCKAQIAELLLSVRQLRQALVTTAEANQDAVMPGYTHLQRAQPVTFAHWCLAYHEMLARDESRLEDTLKRLDVSPLGCGALAGTAYPIDREQLAGWLGFASATRNSLDTVSDRDHVLELLSDASIGMIHLSRFAEDLIFFNSGEAAFVELSDRVTSGSSLMPQKKNPDALELIRGKCGRVQGALTGMMMTLKGLPLAYNKDMQEDKEGLFDALDTWHDCLMMAGLVLEGIQVKRPRCKEAAEQGYANSTELADYLVAKGVPFREAHHIVGEAVVEAIRQGKALEALPLADLQKFSAVIGEDVYPILALQSCLDKRAAQGGVSPQQVAKAIGDAKQRLA; from the coding sequence ATGGCTTTGTGGGGCGGTCGGTTTAGTCAGGCAGCAGATCAGCGTTTTAAACAATTTAATGACTCACTGCGGTTTGATTACCGTCTGGCGGAACAGGACATCGTTGGCTCGATCGGCTGGTCGAAAGCACTGGTGACGGTCAATGTGCTCAGCGAGCAGGAACAGCAACAGCTGGAACAGGCGCTGAATGCGCTGCTGGTTGAGGTACAGGCTGATCCTGAGATGATCCTGCAAAGCGATGCAGAAGACATTCATAGCTGGGTTGAACTGCGTCTGATTGAGAAAGTCGGCGATTTAGGTAAAAAGCTGCATACCGGTCGTAGCCGTAACGATCAGGTCGCGACGGATCTGAAACTGTGGTGCAAGGCGCAGATTGCCGAGCTGCTGCTGTCGGTACGCCAGCTGCGTCAGGCGCTGGTTACGACAGCGGAAGCCAATCAGGATGCGGTGATGCCGGGTTACACCCACCTACAGCGCGCACAGCCGGTGACGTTTGCCCACTGGTGTCTGGCCTACCATGAAATGCTGGCGCGTGATGAAAGCCGTCTGGAAGATACGCTGAAGCGTCTGGATGTCAGCCCGCTGGGCTGCGGTGCGCTGGCAGGAACGGCTTATCCAATCGACCGTGAGCAACTGGCGGGCTGGCTGGGATTTGCCTCGGCCACGCGTAACAGTCTGGATACGGTTTCCGATCGCGATCATGTACTGGAACTGCTGTCCGATGCTTCGATCGGCATGATCCACCTGTCGCGCTTTGCCGAAGATCTGATCTTCTTCAACAGCGGTGAAGCGGCGTTCGTTGAGCTGTCTGACCGTGTGACATCCGGTTCTTCCCTGATGCCACAGAAGAAAAACCCAGATGCGCTAGAGCTGATTCGCGGTAAATGCGGTCGTGTACAGGGCGCGTTGACCGGCATGATGATGACGCTTAAAGGCCTGCCGCTGGCGTATAACAAAGACATGCAGGAAGACAAAGAAGGGCTGTTTGACGCGCTGGATACCTGGCACGACTGCCTGATGATGGCGGGTCTGGTGCTGGAAGGCATTCAGGTTAAACGTCCGCGCTGTAAAGAAGCGGCCGAGCAAGGCTATGCGAACTCGACAGAGCTGGCGGATTATCTGGTCGCTAAAGGCGTGCCGTTCCGTGAAGCGCACCATATCGTGGGCGAAGCGGTAGTTGAAGCCATTCGTCAGGGCAAAGCATTGGAAGCGTTGCCGCTGGCCGATCTGCAAAAATTCAGCGCCGTGATTGGCGAGGATGTGTACCCGATTCTGGCGCTGCAATCCTGCCTGGATAAGCGTGCGGCACAAGGTGGCGTATCACCACAGCAGGTTGCTAAAGCGATTGGCGATGCGAAGCAGCGCCTAGCCTAA
- the tatD gene encoding 3'-5' ssDNA/RNA exonuclease TatD, producing the protein MFDIGVNLTSSQFEKDQEQVVIRAKQAGVSGILITGTNTQESHQAMLLAQAYPDYCWSTAGVHPHDASQWNDATAEQLHHMASAACVVAIGECGLDFNRNFSTPEEQERAFSAQLAIAAERSMPVFLHCRDAHSRFISLLTPWLSQLPAAVVHCFTGNRHELDECLAAGLMIGITGWVCDERRGLELRALLPHIPADRLLVETDAPYLLPRDLRPKPASRRNEPCYLPHIIRQIAEWRGEDATWLGQTTDENARRVFRLA; encoded by the coding sequence ATGTTTGATATCGGTGTCAATCTAACCAGTTCTCAGTTTGAAAAAGACCAGGAGCAGGTCGTCATCCGGGCAAAGCAAGCGGGTGTCAGTGGCATCTTGATCACCGGAACCAACACCCAGGAAAGCCATCAGGCCATGTTACTGGCGCAAGCCTATCCCGATTACTGTTGGTCAACGGCGGGCGTTCATCCGCATGATGCCAGCCAGTGGAATGACGCCACTGCTGAACAGCTTCATCACATGGCAAGCGCCGCCTGCGTGGTTGCTATTGGCGAATGTGGGTTGGATTTCAACCGTAACTTTTCAACGCCAGAAGAGCAGGAACGGGCATTCAGTGCGCAGCTAGCGATAGCGGCCGAACGGTCCATGCCCGTTTTCCTTCATTGCCGTGATGCCCATTCCCGCTTTATCTCTCTGCTGACGCCGTGGTTGAGTCAGTTACCTGCCGCCGTGGTTCACTGCTTTACTGGCAATCGTCATGAGTTGGATGAGTGTCTGGCTGCGGGGCTGATGATTGGCATTACCGGCTGGGTTTGCGATGAGCGTCGCGGACTTGAGCTGCGTGCCTTATTGCCGCATATTCCTGCCGATCGGCTGTTGGTGGAAACCGATGCACCTTATCTGTTACCCCGGGATTTACGCCCTAAACCGGCCTCCCGCCGTAACGAACCCTGTTATCTGCCTCATATTATTCGCCAGATTGCGGAGTGGCGTGGAGAAGATGCCACATGGTTGGGACAGACAACAGATGAAAATGCTCGCCGGGTTTTCCGGCTGGCCTGA
- a CDS encoding SCP2 domain-containing protein yields the protein MLITSFLTATLETALNQLLFHDTVSCDRSMKSARQRLQGKTLQIELAELDVPLVLVFNEQRLDVISQWGEPADCCLKTRVPVLMKLRDRQQLSSLMRSGELMIEGDIQVVQQFIVLFDLAEFDPAEWLSPYLGDIVAQGLTQTVQKTLSFLKRSLHQQQHFLSETLTEEWRLAPGKLENAWFHEEIVALDKSADTLSERLAKLEALR from the coding sequence ATGCTGATAACGTCTTTTCTGACTGCTACGCTGGAAACCGCGCTGAATCAGCTGCTTTTTCACGATACGGTTTCTTGCGATCGCAGCATGAAGTCTGCACGCCAGCGCTTGCAGGGGAAAACACTTCAGATCGAGTTGGCTGAACTGGATGTGCCCTTGGTGCTGGTGTTTAACGAACAGCGGCTGGACGTGATCAGCCAATGGGGCGAGCCTGCGGATTGCTGCCTGAAAACACGCGTTCCGGTTCTGATGAAATTACGCGATCGTCAACAGCTATCGTCGCTGATGCGCAGTGGCGAGCTGATGATAGAAGGCGATATTCAAGTCGTTCAACAGTTCATCGTGCTGTTTGATCTGGCGGAGTTCGATCCGGCGGAGTGGTTGTCCCCTTATCTGGGCGATATTGTTGCTCAGGGTCTTACCCAGACGGTACAGAAAACCCTGAGCTTCCTGAAACGATCTCTACATCAGCAGCAACATTTCCTGTCCGAGACGTTAACGGAAGAGTGGCGACTGGCTCCGGGAAAACTGGAAAATGCCTGGTTCCATGAGGAAATTGTTGCGTTGGATAAATCCGCCGATACGTTGTCCGAACGGCTGGCGAAGCTGGAGGCTTTACGATGA
- the argB gene encoding acetylglutamate kinase: protein MMNPLIIKLGGVLLDSEEALERLFTALVAYRQEHQRPLVIVHGGGCLVDDLMKKLSLPVVKKNGLRVTPADQIDIITGALAGSANKTLLSWAKKHDINAVGLCLGDGGSTTVTQLDESLGFVGKAEAGSPALLNTLLSAGYLPVVSSIGITAQGDLMNVNADQAATALAQTLGADLILLSDVSGILDGKGQRIAEMTAEKAEQLIAQGIITDGMIVKVNAALDAARALGRPVDIASWRHAEQLPALFNGVAIGTRILA from the coding sequence ATAATGAATCCGTTAATTATCAAATTAGGTGGCGTTTTACTGGATAGCGAAGAAGCGCTGGAGCGTCTGTTCACCGCGCTGGTGGCTTACCGTCAGGAACACCAGCGTCCGCTGGTGATTGTGCACGGCGGCGGCTGTCTGGTGGATGACCTGATGAAGAAACTGTCGCTGCCCGTCGTGAAGAAAAACGGCCTACGCGTCACGCCTGCCGATCAGATCGATATCATCACCGGTGCGCTGGCGGGTTCCGCCAACAAGACGCTGCTGTCATGGGCGAAGAAGCATGACATCAATGCCGTCGGCTTGTGTCTGGGCGATGGCGGCAGCACGACGGTCACGCAGTTAGATGAGTCTTTGGGCTTTGTGGGTAAGGCAGAAGCGGGGTCGCCTGCGCTGCTGAACACGCTGTTGTCTGCGGGCTATCTGCCTGTTGTTAGCTCCATCGGTATTACGGCACAGGGCGACCTGATGAACGTCAACGCCGATCAGGCAGCGACGGCACTTGCGCAAACGCTGGGTGCGGATTTAATCCTGCTGTCTGACGTGAGCGGCATTCTGGATGGTAAAGGCCAGCGTATTGCCGAAATGACGGCAGAGAAAGCCGAGCAGCTGATCGCTCAGGGCATCATCACCGACGGCATGATTGTTAAGGTTAACGCCGCGCTGGATGCCGCGCGTGCGCTGGGCCGTCCGGTTGATATCGCCAGCTGGCGTCATGCTGAGCAGCTACCTGCGCTGTTCAATGGCGTGGCGATTGGCACGCGTATTCTGGCGTAA
- the tatC gene encoding Sec-independent protein translocase subunit TatC, translated as MADEDTQPLISHLIELRKRLLNSIICVLAVFVVLVYFANDIYQVVSAPLIKQLPAGASMIATDVASPFFTPIKLTMIVSVFVAAPLVLYQVWAFVAPALYKHERRLMMPLLVSSSLLFYSGMAFAYFVVFPLAFGFFAKTAPVGVLIATDINNYLDFVMALFMAFGVSFEVPVAIVLLCWSGVVTPEDLKKKRPYILVGAFVVGMLLTPPDVFSQTLLAIPMYLLFEIGVFFARFYVGKGRRAETEEPSQ; from the coding sequence ATGGCCGATGAAGATACTCAACCGTTAATTAGCCACCTGATTGAGCTACGCAAGCGGCTATTGAACAGCATCATCTGTGTGCTGGCGGTATTTGTTGTGCTGGTGTACTTTGCCAATGACATTTACCAAGTGGTTTCTGCGCCGCTCATCAAGCAATTGCCTGCGGGTGCCAGCATGATCGCGACTGATGTCGCCTCGCCTTTCTTTACACCGATAAAGCTGACGATGATTGTCTCAGTGTTTGTCGCTGCGCCACTGGTGCTGTATCAGGTGTGGGCGTTTGTGGCCCCTGCTCTGTATAAGCACGAACGTCGCTTAATGATGCCGTTGCTGGTATCCAGCAGCCTGCTGTTTTATTCGGGCATGGCGTTTGCGTACTTTGTGGTGTTCCCGCTGGCGTTTGGTTTTTTTGCGAAAACCGCACCCGTTGGCGTGCTGATTGCGACAGACATCAATAACTACCTCGATTTTGTTATGGCGCTATTCATGGCGTTCGGCGTATCGTTTGAGGTGCCCGTTGCCATCGTGCTGCTCTGCTGGAGTGGTGTGGTGACGCCAGAAGATCTGAAGAAAAAACGCCCTTATATTTTGGTGGGCGCATTCGTTGTCGGGATGCTGCTGACGCCGCCGGACGTTTTCTCACAGACGCTACTGGCGATTCCGATGTATCTGCTGTTTGAAATCGGTGTATTCTTCGCACGGTTTTATGTTGGCAAAGGCCGACGGGCTGAAACGGAAGAGCCATCGCAGTAA
- the ubiB gene encoding ubiquinone biosynthesis regulatory protein kinase UbiB produces MTPSELRRLYSIVRVLLSYGLDELIPKMRLTFPLRVGRRLLFWLPNCHRNKPLGERLRLALQELGPVWIKFGQMMSTRRDLFPPAIADQLAMLQDKVEPFDGKLAREQIELSMGGIPLEEWFDDFDIKPLASASIAQVHTACLKSNGKEIVIKVIRPDILPVIKADMRLMKRLAGWLPHLLPDGRRLRPREVVLEYEKTLLDELNLLREAANAIQLRRNFENSPMLYVPEVYSDYCSESMLVMERIYGIPVSDVDTLKANGTDMKLLAERGVQVFFTQVFRDSFFHADMHPGNIFISYEHPEDPQYIGIDCGIVGSLNKEDKRYLAENFIAFFNRDYRKVAELHVDSGWVPPDTNVADFEFAIRTVCEPIFEKPLAEISFGHVLLNLFNTARRFNMEVQPQLVLLQKTLLYIEGVGRQLYPQLDLWKTAKPFLENWLKQQVGLPAVFRALKEKAPFWAEKLPEIPELFYDGLRQNKMLKQSVDKLTHELRTQQARQGQSRYLLGIGATLLISGTLLLVSRVEADMVPAGLMAAGIVVWIIGWRRTR; encoded by the coding sequence ATGACGCCCAGTGAATTACGCCGCCTTTACAGCATTGTGCGTGTGCTGTTGAGCTATGGTCTGGACGAGCTTATTCCTAAAATGCGACTGACGTTTCCGTTACGTGTGGGTCGTCGTCTGCTGTTCTGGTTACCCAATTGCCACCGCAACAAGCCTTTAGGGGAACGTCTACGTTTGGCGCTTCAGGAACTGGGGCCTGTGTGGATTAAGTTCGGACAAATGATGTCTACACGCCGCGATCTGTTCCCACCGGCTATCGCCGATCAACTGGCGATGTTGCAGGATAAGGTTGAGCCGTTTGATGGCAAACTGGCGCGCGAACAGATTGAGCTGTCGATGGGCGGAATCCCTCTTGAAGAGTGGTTTGACGATTTTGATATTAAGCCGCTGGCCTCTGCCTCGATTGCGCAAGTGCATACCGCCTGCCTGAAAAGCAACGGAAAAGAGATCGTTATCAAGGTCATTCGCCCGGATATTTTGCCTGTCATCAAGGCGGATATGCGCCTGATGAAACGTCTGGCGGGGTGGTTGCCTCACCTGTTGCCGGATGGTCGCCGCCTGCGTCCGCGCGAAGTGGTGCTGGAATATGAAAAAACGCTGCTTGATGAGCTGAACTTGCTGCGAGAAGCGGCAAACGCTATTCAACTGCGGCGTAATTTTGAGAACAGCCCGATGCTGTATGTGCCGGAAGTTTATTCGGATTATTGCAGCGAAAGCATGTTGGTGATGGAGCGAATCTACGGTATTCCTGTTTCTGATGTCGACACGCTGAAAGCCAATGGCACGGATATGAAGTTACTGGCAGAACGCGGCGTTCAGGTTTTCTTCACGCAGGTGTTCCGCGATAGCTTCTTCCATGCAGATATGCATCCCGGCAATATCTTTATCAGCTACGAGCACCCGGAGGACCCGCAATACATCGGTATTGATTGCGGTATCGTCGGTTCGTTGAATAAAGAAGATAAGCGCTATCTGGCTGAGAATTTCATCGCCTTCTTCAACCGTGATTATCGCAAAGTTGCCGAACTGCATGTGGATTCGGGCTGGGTGCCTCCAGACACCAATGTTGCAGATTTTGAGTTTGCTATTCGTACGGTTTGTGAGCCGATCTTCGAGAAGCCGTTGGCGGAAATTTCGTTCGGCCATGTGTTATTGAATTTGTTTAATACGGCGCGTCGCTTCAATATGGAAGTACAGCCTCAATTGGTGTTGCTGCAAAAAACGCTGTTGTATATTGAAGGGGTTGGTCGGCAGCTTTATCCGCAGCTTGACCTGTGGAAAACGGCCAAGCCGTTTCTGGAGAACTGGTTGAAGCAACAGGTCGGTTTACCTGCTGTATTCCGTGCACTCAAAGAAAAGGCACCGTTCTGGGCTGAGAAATTGCCGGAAATCCCTGAGCTGTTTTATGACGGATTGCGTCAGAATAAGATGTTAAAACAAAGCGTCGATAAGCTGACTCATGAGCTGAGAACGCAGCAGGCGCGCCAAGGGCAATCACGATATCTTTTGGGTATTGGCGCAACGCTGCTAATCAGTGGTACGTTGTTACTGGTCAGCCGTGTTGAAGCCGATATGGTTCCCGCGGGGTTGATGGCGGCAGGAATCGTCGTCTGGATTATCGGTTGGCGTCGAACTCGTTGA
- the tatA gene encoding twin-arginine translocase TatA/TatE family subunit, translating into MSISPMNLVIIAVIVVLLFGTKKLRTLGSDLGASIKGFKKAMGDDQPSTGADKTQPDADFSTKSIADNQSDAKPGETKSQHKEQV; encoded by the coding sequence ATGAGTATTAGTCCAATGAATTTGGTGATTATCGCCGTAATTGTTGTACTGTTATTTGGCACCAAAAAACTCAGAACGCTGGGTTCGGATCTGGGTGCCTCCATCAAAGGTTTTAAGAAAGCGATGGGTGACGATCAGCCGTCTACTGGCGCAGACAAAACGCAGCCAGATGCCGATTTCTCTACCAAGTCTATCGCTGACAACCAATCAGACGCCAAGCCGGGCGAAACGAAGAGCCAGCATAAAGAGCAGGTGTAA